Proteins from a genomic interval of Pseudobacteroides sp.:
- a CDS encoding glycosyltransferase family 2 protein: MKRNKNLDIIIINWNSGNQLRECLTTIKNEYKMFRVSKVIIVDNASKDNSLDNLEHLSLPVEIIRNSHNAGFGAACNQGAEKSQAEYLLFLNPDTRLNADSLEKPFLYMEDDKNCKTGVCSIKLIDDTGEPGRTCTRFPTPGHFMVKIMGLDYMFPRMFKSHFMTEWDHNDSRQVDHVIGAFYFVRRKVFFDAGKFDERFFVYLEDLDLSLRINKLGYNIQYLAYVEAFHKGGGTSEQVKAARLFYSIRSRIIYGFKHFNLLSAGMLLVATYTFEPLARLVLALMNRSKKELGETIQGYKMLFKDLPHILKYVQK; the protein is encoded by the coding sequence ATGAAAAGAAACAAAAATCTTGATATAATAATTATAAACTGGAATTCAGGCAATCAGTTAAGAGAATGCCTGACTACGATAAAAAATGAATATAAGATGTTTCGTGTTTCAAAGGTTATCATCGTTGACAATGCATCAAAGGATAATTCTTTGGACAACTTGGAACATTTAAGTCTTCCCGTGGAAATAATCCGAAACTCACATAATGCAGGGTTTGGTGCTGCCTGTAATCAGGGGGCTGAAAAGAGTCAGGCGGAATATTTGCTGTTTCTAAATCCGGATACAAGACTAAATGCAGATTCTCTTGAAAAACCTTTTTTATATATGGAGGACGATAAAAACTGTAAGACAGGGGTATGCAGCATTAAACTCATTGATGATACAGGAGAGCCTGGGAGGACATGCACACGATTTCCTACTCCTGGTCATTTTATGGTAAAAATAATGGGACTGGATTATATGTTTCCTAGGATGTTTAAAAGCCATTTTATGACAGAGTGGGATCACAATGACAGCAGACAGGTTGATCATGTGATAGGTGCCTTCTATTTTGTCAGGAGAAAGGTTTTTTTTGATGCAGGCAAGTTTGATGAGAGGTTTTTTGTCTATCTGGAGGATCTGGACCTTTCGCTTAGAATAAATAAGCTTGGTTACAATATTCAATACCTTGCCTATGTAGAGGCATTTCATAAAGGCGGAGGTACTTCTGAGCAAGTCAAGGCAGCTAGATTGTTTTATTCGATCCGAAGCCGGATAATTTATGGATTCAAGCACTTCAATCTGCTATCAGCCGGGATGCTGCTGGTGGCCACATATACTTTTGAGCCTTTGGCCCGTTTAGTACTGGCACTTATGAACAGGTCCAAAAAAGAGTTAGGTGAAACTATACAGGGCTATAAAATGCTTTTTAAAGACCTGCCGCACATTTTGAAGTATGTACAAAAATGA
- a CDS encoding ArnT family glycosyltransferase — protein MQTSTAYNTNKIKDKWCQFICLAVVCLFIGISSAMSGTAMAGLLIVLSSIVFIATGLLKKRESGLVIILGIALITRVALAVTNSFIFSLPDNETDAVVFEGLGWDIANAWNHGTVPPDTPGAYLYSKFIALVYLFTGRSPFIIQYFNVFFGFISVYFVYKLIIEIGGSKRSATIGCFIAAIFPTLNLYSAVILRENLITVMSLISVYFFIRWLNTGFLSRIILAVFFLGGAASVHGAVILVGVIYLIYFCFYKPKVNEWRPINKEALIAIALTVIVFVFFRARLLNKLPSDITLVFSPDYLTSRLVPLAVGRAAYLVGYYPTSIMDIIIQTPVRILHFILMPFPWKITAASDIIGCIDAVMYGVFIFFSFKGLRKAEGRDRLLFIALICIILLEVFTFAWGTSNFGTAIRHRQKFVCLLIATASIGMSGYEKKQKS, from the coding sequence ATGCAAACCAGTACTGCATATAATACAAATAAAATAAAAGACAAATGGTGTCAGTTTATCTGTCTGGCAGTTGTATGCCTATTTATTGGTATATCTTCGGCCATGTCAGGGACAGCTATGGCCGGACTCCTAATAGTTTTATCAAGTATAGTCTTTATCGCAACTGGACTTTTAAAAAAAAGAGAATCGGGTCTTGTAATTATTCTTGGTATTGCACTTATAACAAGGGTTGCACTTGCGGTAACCAATTCCTTTATCTTTTCATTGCCGGATAATGAGACGGATGCTGTGGTTTTCGAGGGTTTGGGCTGGGACATAGCAAATGCCTGGAACCATGGAACAGTTCCGCCGGATACTCCTGGTGCATATTTATATTCAAAATTTATTGCTTTGGTTTATCTGTTCACAGGAAGATCACCTTTTATTATTCAATACTTCAATGTTTTCTTCGGATTCATTTCTGTCTATTTTGTGTATAAACTCATTATTGAAATTGGGGGTTCCAAAAGATCTGCCACGATTGGGTGCTTTATAGCCGCAATTTTTCCTACTCTTAATCTCTATTCAGCTGTTATCTTAAGAGAGAATTTAATTACAGTGATGAGCCTCATATCAGTATATTTCTTCATAAGATGGCTTAACACAGGCTTTTTAAGCAGGATAATTCTTGCTGTTTTCTTTTTAGGCGGTGCAGCGTCAGTGCATGGTGCAGTAATATTGGTTGGAGTAATATACCTTATTTACTTCTGTTTCTACAAGCCTAAGGTCAATGAATGGAGACCGATAAATAAAGAGGCTTTGATAGCTATAGCACTTACGGTAATAGTCTTCGTGTTTTTTAGAGCAAGACTTTTAAATAAACTTCCATCAGATATAACACTGGTATTCTCACCTGACTACCTTACCAGCAGGCTTGTACCGTTGGCAGTTGGCAGAGCTGCATATCTTGTTGGATATTATCCTACTTCAATAATGGATATAATAATTCAAACACCAGTTAGAATTTTACATTTTATACTTATGCCGTTTCCATGGAAGATTACAGCCGCATCTGATATAATAGGTTGCATTGATGCAGTAATGTATGGAGTATTTATTTTTTTCAGTTTTAAGGGATTGAGAAAGGCTGAAGGCCGTGACAGGCTGCTGTTTATAGCCCTTATTTGCATTATACTTTTAGAGGTATTTACATTTGCATGGGGAACATCTAACTTCGGCACAGCTATAAGGCATAGGCAGAAGTTTGTATGCCTCCTTATTGCTACAGCATCAATAGGGATGAGTGGGTATGAAAAGAAACAAAAATCTTGA
- a CDS encoding flippase, which produces MTINKLPIPFLKKVMASGDAAGLVKNFISLSVVQGLNYILPLITVPYITRVLGVANFGTVNIAAAIMTYFSIFTDYGFNLSATRDISINREDHEKVSLIFSSVLAIKAVLSLIGFIVLAAVVFSIEVLRVDFSVYLISYGIVFGNVLFPIWYFQGIEKMKYITYLNIICRGIITVLIFILVKNRGHINIYVGLNSISSLAIGLISLGLVLSRFKVRLRKPDMTSIKTQVVEGWYVFVSSLSIVAYTSSTTILLGFIVSKDAAGYYSGADKIRVAVQGLITPLFQTVYPYVNKLAKESAAKVISFIRKELVIFSTIGIFGSLLILLKADFLVNIFAGKDYHKSVDVLKVLAFAPLLVLIGNIVTVQGMLSLGFKKEYSRIYMITSVVGIVTMVLFIYLLGVMGAAYSVLLIEVLVVALTLFYLKKRGVSLLK; this is translated from the coding sequence ATGACAATAAATAAATTACCTATACCATTCCTTAAAAAGGTTATGGCATCAGGAGATGCTGCAGGTCTTGTAAAGAATTTTATATCACTTTCCGTTGTACAGGGGCTTAATTATATTCTGCCCCTTATAACTGTTCCCTACATAACAAGGGTATTGGGTGTTGCCAATTTTGGAACAGTGAACATAGCAGCAGCTATAATGACTTATTTCAGCATATTTACTGACTACGGATTTAATTTGTCCGCCACAAGAGATATATCTATTAATAGGGAAGATCATGAAAAAGTATCTCTTATTTTCAGCTCAGTATTGGCAATAAAGGCAGTGCTTTCCCTAATAGGTTTTATTGTTTTGGCAGCTGTAGTGTTCAGTATTGAGGTACTGAGAGTTGATTTTTCCGTATACCTCATATCTTATGGAATTGTATTTGGAAATGTATTGTTTCCAATATGGTATTTTCAGGGCATAGAGAAAATGAAATATATTACATACCTTAATATTATATGCAGGGGTATAATAACTGTATTGATATTTATTCTTGTAAAGAATAGAGGCCATATTAATATTTATGTCGGGCTTAACAGCATATCATCATTGGCAATAGGTTTAATCAGTCTTGGACTGGTTTTGTCAAGATTTAAGGTGAGATTAAGAAAGCCTGACATGACAAGTATAAAAACCCAGGTGGTGGAAGGCTGGTACGTGTTTGTATCATCACTAAGCATAGTCGCCTATACATCATCAACCACCATTTTACTTGGATTTATAGTCAGTAAGGATGCAGCAGGGTATTATTCAGGAGCTGATAAAATCAGGGTTGCAGTTCAAGGGCTAATAACGCCGCTTTTCCAAACTGTTTATCCATATGTTAACAAGCTTGCTAAGGAGTCTGCAGCAAAGGTTATAAGCTTTATCCGAAAGGAGCTTGTTATATTTAGTACAATAGGCATTTTCGGCTCATTGTTAATATTATTAAAAGCAGACTTTTTGGTAAACATATTTGCAGGCAAGGATTACCATAAATCAGTAGATGTTCTTAAAGTGCTTGCCTTTGCACCGTTGTTGGTGCTTATTGGCAATATTGTTACCGTACAGGGAATGCTTTCATTGGGCTTCAAAAAGGAGTATTCCAGGATATACATGATTACAAGTGTAGTTGGGATTGTTACAATGGTTTTGTTTATTTATTTGCTGGGAGTTATGGGTGCTGCTTATTCGGTATTGCTTATAGAGGTTTTGGTGGTGGCTTTGACATTGTTTTATCTTAAGAAAAGAGGAGTAAGTTTATTAAAATAG
- a CDS encoding glycosyltransferase family 2 protein has protein sequence MPYNISVAMCTYNGEKYLKEQLESIATQTLLPNELLVCDDCSVDDTLGILERFSLNSPFQVHIFRNDKNMGSTKNFEKCVSLCTRDVIALCDQDDVWLPEKLEKIISVFENLPSAGVVFTDALVVDEELKPLGYNMWESTNFTNKEKKDILNGKPINTLLKHNVATGATMAFKSLYRDRFFPIPANWYHDAWITFVIALYCDLRFIEEPLIKYRQHGAQQVGGIKNENFSLEKGFKNTREYYKKEHEHYIVALNKIIELKDQVASSQEIIKLVRQRVDYLQLRAGPPKMKTKRLIKVMENLLTMQYHKYSNGFLSAVKDLLFKP, from the coding sequence ATGCCCTATAATATTTCTGTTGCAATGTGTACCTATAACGGTGAAAAATATTTAAAAGAGCAGCTTGAGAGCATTGCTACCCAGACGCTGCTTCCAAATGAGCTGCTGGTTTGTGACGACTGTTCTGTAGATGATACGTTGGGAATACTTGAAAGGTTTAGTCTTAACAGCCCATTTCAAGTACATATATTTAGAAATGATAAAAATATGGGTTCCACCAAAAACTTTGAAAAATGCGTGAGCCTATGCACAAGAGATGTTATAGCATTATGTGATCAGGATGATGTATGGCTTCCTGAAAAGCTTGAAAAAATAATTAGTGTATTTGAGAATTTGCCTTCCGCAGGTGTTGTGTTTACAGATGCACTTGTGGTAGATGAAGAATTAAAACCTCTTGGGTATAACATGTGGGAGTCAACGAATTTTACAAATAAGGAAAAGAAGGATATACTAAATGGAAAGCCCATAAATACACTCTTAAAGCATAACGTTGCCACAGGTGCTACCATGGCATTTAAAAGCCTGTATAGGGACAGATTTTTTCCAATACCGGCAAACTGGTACCATGATGCTTGGATAACCTTTGTTATAGCCCTTTATTGTGATTTAAGGTTCATTGAAGAGCCTCTTATTAAGTACAGGCAGCATGGGGCACAGCAAGTAGGAGGTATTAAGAATGAAAACTTCAGTCTTGAAAAGGGCTTTAAGAATACCAGGGAGTACTATAAAAAAGAACATGAGCACTATATAGTTGCTTTAAATAAAATTATCGAGCTTAAGGATCAGGTGGCATCAAGTCAGGAGATCATAAAGCTGGTTAGACAAAGGGTGGATTACCTTCAGTTGAGGGCTGGACCGCCCAAAATGAAAACAAAGAGACTGATTAAGGTTATGGAAAATCTTTTGACGATGCAATATCATAAATATTCCAATGGTTTTTTAAGTGCAGTGAAAGACTTACTTTTTAAGCCATAG
- a CDS encoding glycosyltransferase family 4 protein, with translation MKILLLPKYHAEGASSRYRLYNYIKYFEKRGHSVDVKPLLFDGYVKNLYARRENSQFDIVRDILKRMLFLLGNKKKYEMLIIEKELFTNVPYFVEGIILKGVNYALDYDDAISINYKKSRLKRLFFKRKIDNLTNRASVVTVGNKWYWNELKCAKLWYLPTVVDLEAYNLLDVEKVQKSTLIIVWIGSPSTVHYLKTIAGALKKLSKKHDFILRVIGADISLEGVRVECVKWSQETEFKLIQESDIGIMPLLDTIWEKGKCGFKLIQYMASGLPTVSSPEPANEEITVKGRTGFIASNEDEWVKYMSILLEDRGIRDKMGLEARRRVEENYSYQVWGNKLVSLIESFNS, from the coding sequence ATGAAGATTTTATTGCTGCCCAAGTATCATGCTGAAGGGGCCAGCTCCAGATACAGGCTCTACAATTATATAAAGTATTTTGAAAAAAGGGGGCATAGCGTAGATGTAAAGCCTCTTTTGTTTGACGGTTATGTTAAGAATCTCTATGCGAGAAGGGAAAACAGCCAATTTGATATAGTTAGAGATATTTTAAAAAGAATGTTATTTCTTCTTGGCAATAAAAAGAAATACGAGATGCTCATAATTGAAAAAGAACTCTTTACCAATGTTCCATATTTTGTTGAAGGGATCATTCTTAAAGGGGTAAACTATGCACTTGACTATGATGATGCTATTAGCATTAACTATAAAAAGAGCAGGTTGAAAAGACTATTTTTTAAAAGAAAGATAGATAACCTTACGAATAGGGCTTCTGTAGTCACAGTAGGAAACAAGTGGTATTGGAACGAGCTTAAATGTGCTAAGCTATGGTATCTTCCAACTGTAGTGGATCTTGAGGCATATAACCTTCTTGATGTAGAAAAGGTGCAGAAAAGCACTCTTATAATTGTCTGGATCGGATCTCCATCTACAGTTCATTATCTTAAAACAATTGCAGGAGCTTTAAAAAAACTTTCAAAGAAACATGATTTTATTCTAAGGGTAATTGGGGCAGATATTTCCCTGGAAGGAGTAAGGGTAGAATGCGTTAAATGGTCCCAAGAGACGGAGTTTAAGCTTATTCAAGAATCGGATATAGGTATAATGCCCCTTTTAGATACTATATGGGAGAAGGGAAAGTGCGGATTTAAACTTATTCAATACATGGCCTCAGGGCTGCCCACAGTATCCTCTCCGGAGCCTGCAAATGAGGAAATTACAGTAAAAGGCAGAACAGGCTTTATTGCTTCAAATGAGGATGAATGGGTAAAGTACATGTCTATTCTTCTTGAAGATAGAGGAATTAGGGATAAAATGGGATTGGAGGCTAGGAGAAGGGTGGAAGAAAACTATTCCTATCAGGTATGGGGAAATAAGCTTGTTAGCCTTATTGAGAGTTTTAATTCTTAA
- a CDS encoding glycosyltransferase family 2 protein, whose translation MTDLDLFRNEICAVIVTFHPDDQLEERVTKILRQSGCVIMVDNNSSQSEIQMMRAMVLRLKKCYIIENGSNLGIAEALNIGVEFAKNGGYKSVLLFDQDTVIEDNMLESIYEVYEAFPHKEKVAVIGSNFIDTYTRKNVYGDESDKSTLWLEMLTVITSGSFIPLDVFNNVGLFRSDFFIDHVDDEFCLRAKHKGYKILLTRKETMKHSFGAATMHKFLWRRAGTSNHSPIRRYYMTRNHIVLIKEYFTKEPGWVIETVITRFKSLILMILFEEKRCIKLKAMLKGLMHGLFQKTLKNW comes from the coding sequence ATGACAGACTTGGATTTATTTAGAAATGAAATATGTGCTGTTATTGTGACATTTCATCCTGATGACCAGCTAGAGGAGCGTGTAACTAAAATATTAAGGCAATCAGGCTGTGTTATAATGGTTGACAACAATTCATCCCAGAGTGAAATTCAAATGATGAGAGCTATGGTATTGAGGCTAAAAAAATGCTATATTATTGAGAATGGAAGCAACCTTGGTATTGCAGAGGCTCTCAATATTGGGGTTGAATTTGCTAAGAACGGGGGCTATAAATCGGTTCTTTTGTTTGATCAGGATACGGTGATTGAGGATAACATGTTGGAAAGTATTTATGAAGTTTATGAAGCTTTTCCACATAAGGAAAAAGTTGCCGTAATAGGCTCCAACTTTATAGACACCTATACTCGAAAAAATGTTTATGGTGATGAAAGCGATAAAAGCACGCTTTGGCTTGAAATGCTTACTGTAATTACATCGGGAAGCTTTATACCTTTAGATGTTTTCAATAATGTCGGGCTGTTTAGGTCTGATTTTTTCATTGACCATGTTGATGATGAGTTTTGCCTGAGGGCAAAGCACAAAGGATATAAAATACTGCTTACAAGAAAGGAAACTATGAAGCACAGCTTTGGTGCAGCTACTATGCATAAGTTCCTTTGGAGAAGGGCAGGTACATCGAACCATTCGCCAATACGGCGATACTATATGACCCGAAACCATATTGTACTTATAAAGGAGTACTTTACAAAGGAACCTGGTTGGGTTATAGAGACAGTAATTACGAGGTTTAAGTCACTGATTTTAATGATTTTGTTTGAGGAGAAGCGTTGTATAAAGCTTAAGGCTATGCTGAAAGGCTTGATGCATGGATTGTTTCAAAAAACGCTAAAGAATTGGTAG